ATGGTGGCTCCAGGGCTGCGACGCCTCGCTGCTGCTGGACGACACGGCCACGACGCCCGGCGAGAAGAGCTCCGGCCCCAACGCCGGCGGCTCGACCTTCGGCTTCGACGTCATCGACAACATCAAGACGCAGGTCGAGGCCGCCTGCCCCGGCACCGTCTCCTGCGCCGACATCCTCGCCCTCGCCGCGCGCGACAGCGTCAACCTggtcagcccctctctcccctccacaCTCCCTACCAATTCTTTCTTCCCCGGCGTATGTGCCGGTACGGCGGCGTGAATGATGAGGCGTGCATTCAGCTGGGCGGGCCGAGCTGGGCGGTGCCACTGGGGCGGCGCGACGCGACGGCCCCGGACCCGGACGGGGCGAGGACGCTGCCGGGCCCAGACCTGGACCTCGCCGCTCTGGTCTCCGCCTTCGCCGCCAAGGGGCTCACGCCGCGCGACCTCGCCGCGCTCTCTGGCGCGCACACGGTCGGCATGGCGCGCTGCGTCCAGTTCCGCACGCACGTCTACTGCGACGCCAACGTGAGCCCGGCGTTCGCGTCGCAGCAGCGGCAGCTCTGCCCGGCCTCCGGCGGCGACGCCAGCCTCGCGCCGCTCGACCCGCTCACCCCCAACGAGTTCGACAACGGCTACTACCGCAACCTCATGACCGGCGCCGGGCTGCTGCGCTCCGACCAGGAACTCTTCAACAACGGGCAGGTGGACTCCCTGGTGCGCCTCTACAGCGCCAACCCCGCCGCCTTCTCGGCCGACTTCGCCGCCTCCATGATCAACCTCGGCAACGTCAGCCCGCTCACTTCCTCCAGCGGCGAGATCAGGCTGGATTGCAGGAAAGTCAATTCTTGATTTGATTGATTTACATACATACAGATACACTAG
This genomic stretch from Hordeum vulgare subsp. vulgare chromosome 6H, MorexV3_pseudomolecules_assembly, whole genome shotgun sequence harbors:
- the LOC123402828 gene encoding peroxidase P7-like gives rise to the protein MAVSSSAPRATPRPFLLPLLLAASAVLARGAHAQLSAGFYSASCPTVHGAVRQVMSQAVMNDTRTGAAILRLFFHDCFVNGCDASLLLDDTATTPGEKSSGPNAGGSTFGFDVIDNIKTQVEAACPGTVSCADILALAARDSVNLLGGPSWAVPLGRRDATAPDPDGARTLPGPDLDLAALVSAFAAKGLTPRDLAALSGAHTVGMARCVQFRTHVYCDANVSPAFASQQRQLCPASGGDASLAPLDPLTPNEFDNGYYRNLMTGAGLLRSDQELFNNGQVDSLVRLYSANPAAFSADFAASMINLGNVSPLTSSSGEIRLDCRKVNS